In Actinoplanes derwentensis, the following proteins share a genomic window:
- a CDS encoding methyl-accepting chemotaxis protein — translation MSAHIHLYAVLIFVALYQQWAPLVSSVVVVVAHHGVLGLIAPERVFGDHHTGISVALGLVALHAGLATLEVVGIVVFWHFAEQAERENEVLSGQAEDARREVERAEQESRERAAEQLRAQSEEAAGRARRITADVAGISVEAHAAISAVAAVDQELAALTASVRDIAERSAQAAGTASDGKDAASSAGDKVRRLEKSVGEIADVNAIIASLAEQTNLLALNATIEAARAGELGKGFAVVAGEVKDLARETATSVERVNQVITAIVAETRDVAQTFAATTEAVDGIHQLQLNIASSVEEQAAVLAEVTTQLSTATASAGHVLTGLETLSATADR, via the coding sequence ATGTCGGCGCACATCCACCTCTACGCGGTGCTGATCTTCGTCGCCCTCTACCAGCAGTGGGCGCCGCTCGTGTCGTCGGTCGTGGTGGTCGTGGCACATCACGGTGTGCTCGGGCTGATCGCGCCGGAACGGGTCTTCGGTGATCACCACACCGGGATCAGCGTGGCGCTCGGCCTGGTCGCCCTGCATGCCGGGCTGGCCACCCTCGAGGTGGTCGGCATCGTGGTCTTCTGGCACTTCGCCGAGCAGGCCGAGCGGGAGAACGAGGTACTGTCCGGGCAGGCCGAGGACGCCCGCCGGGAGGTGGAACGAGCCGAGCAGGAGTCCCGGGAACGTGCCGCCGAACAGTTGCGGGCGCAGTCCGAGGAGGCGGCCGGCCGGGCCCGGCGCATCACCGCTGACGTGGCCGGGATCAGTGTCGAGGCGCACGCGGCGATCTCCGCGGTCGCCGCCGTCGACCAGGAGCTGGCCGCGCTCACCGCGTCGGTGCGTGACATCGCCGAGCGGTCCGCGCAGGCCGCCGGGACGGCGTCGGACGGCAAGGACGCGGCCTCGTCGGCGGGGGACAAGGTGCGGCGGCTGGAGAAGTCGGTCGGGGAGATCGCCGATGTCAACGCGATCATCGCTTCTCTCGCCGAACAGACCAACCTGCTGGCCCTCAACGCCACCATCGAGGCGGCCCGCGCCGGTGAACTCGGCAAGGGTTTCGCCGTGGTGGCCGGTGAGGTCAAGGACCTGGCCCGAGAGACGGCGACGTCGGTGGAACGGGTGAATCAGGTGATCACCGCGATCGTGGCGGAGACCCGGGACGTGGCGCAGACCTTCGCCGCCACCACCGAAGCCGTGGACGGCATCCACCAGCTCCAGCTGAACATCGCCTCCTCAGTGGAGGAGCAGGCCGCTGTGCTGGCCGAGGTGACCACCCAGTTGTCGACGGCGACGGCTTCCGCCGGGCACGTCCTCACCGGGCTCGAGACGCTCTCCGCTACGGCTGATCGCTGA
- a CDS encoding HAD-IIA family hydrolase, whose product MSDHLAGSHDLVIFDLDGVVFLIDEPIPGAVEAVERLRADGTAIVYATNNASRRAADVAALLTGMGVSAAPAEVLTSAGACAALLAERLPGGAKVLVVGAEALRAEVRDAGLTPVDRVEDEPVAVVQGFGPEVGWKVLAEAVLAVRAGAVWYATNTDRTLPSPRGPLPGNGSLVAVLRTALDREPDVVAGKPQPGLFRTAATLSGSVRPLAVGDRLDTDIQGAVTAGFDSLLVLTGVSGPADLLVAGENQRPTYVAADLSGLFRPADGARVPAPGSEAGGWRVVREGSRVSLDGSGDPVDALRLLCGATWTGVPLSGVTPVSGEARELLNAWGVRKDD is encoded by the coding sequence GTGAGCGACCACCTGGCCGGCAGTCACGATCTGGTCATCTTCGATCTGGACGGCGTCGTCTTCCTGATCGACGAGCCGATCCCGGGTGCGGTCGAGGCCGTGGAGCGGTTGCGGGCCGACGGCACCGCGATCGTGTACGCGACCAACAACGCGTCCCGGCGTGCCGCCGATGTGGCGGCGCTACTGACCGGCATGGGTGTGAGCGCGGCGCCGGCCGAGGTCCTGACCTCGGCCGGCGCCTGTGCCGCTCTCCTCGCGGAACGGCTGCCGGGCGGCGCGAAAGTGCTGGTGGTGGGTGCGGAGGCGTTGCGTGCCGAGGTGCGTGACGCTGGGCTGACCCCGGTCGACCGGGTGGAGGACGAGCCGGTCGCGGTGGTTCAGGGGTTCGGGCCGGAGGTCGGCTGGAAGGTTCTGGCCGAGGCGGTGCTGGCGGTTCGGGCCGGAGCGGTCTGGTACGCGACCAACACCGACCGCACCCTGCCCAGTCCGCGTGGCCCGCTGCCGGGTAACGGCTCGCTGGTCGCGGTGCTGCGGACCGCCCTCGACCGGGAACCGGACGTGGTGGCCGGCAAACCGCAGCCGGGCCTGTTCCGGACGGCGGCGACACTGTCCGGTTCAGTGCGCCCTCTCGCGGTCGGCGACCGCCTCGACACCGACATCCAGGGTGCGGTCACCGCGGGTTTCGACAGCCTGCTGGTGCTGACCGGGGTGAGTGGTCCGGCCGATCTGCTGGTGGCCGGGGAGAACCAGCGACCGACGTACGTGGCAGCCGACCTGTCCGGGCTGTTCCGTCCGGCGGACGGTGCCCGGGTGCCGGCGCCCGGTTCGGAGGCCGGTGGCTGGCGGGTCGTCCGGGAGGGTTCGCGGGTGTCACTGGACGGTTCCGGTGACCCGGTGGACGCGTTGCGCCTGCTGTGCGGGGCCACCTGGACCGGTGTTCCCCTCTCCGGGGTCACTCCGGTCTCGGGCGAGGCCCGGGAACTCCTGAACGCCTGGGGAGTCCGGAAGGACGATTGA
- a CDS encoding SCP2 sterol-binding domain-containing protein translates to MATVDDCRKALHDLAARLQANAEARGKLDLDRTLACRVTDLGTAFHGRIAGGLLLDITDGDDPKAKIALVTTSDDLLKLVAGELDVTRALASRQIAIKANPFDLLKLRKLL, encoded by the coding sequence ATGGCCACCGTGGACGACTGCCGCAAAGCACTGCACGACCTAGCCGCCCGCCTCCAGGCGAACGCCGAGGCCCGGGGCAAACTGGACCTGGACCGCACTCTGGCGTGCCGGGTCACCGACCTGGGGACGGCCTTCCACGGCCGGATCGCCGGCGGCCTGCTGCTCGACATCACCGACGGCGACGACCCGAAGGCGAAGATCGCCCTGGTCACCACCAGCGACGACCTGCTGAAACTGGTCGCGGGCGAGCTGGACGTCACCCGCGCACTCGCGAGCCGCCAGATCGCCATCAAGGCGAACCCGTTCGACCTGCTCAAGCTCCGCAAACTCCTCTGA
- a CDS encoding tetratricopeptide repeat protein, whose amino-acid sequence MSLAREVADRVARHLVAAGTIIDEDAELALQHAITARRLASRIAVVREAVGLAAYAAGDWTTAIAELRTYHRMTGRQTHLAELADCERALGRPERAIDLYRGADVEKLEKATAIELLIVAAGARGDLGQHEAAVAMLQIGELTAEGNAEWAARLRYAFADALLAAGRREEAREWFARAAEVDEDQVTDAAERLLELDGVTIEGDDEDEDEDAEAVTDRGPSNEDDSDDDDQDEDDDEDDEDDEDEDDDDLGEDDEDDDDLEDDDADLDDEDEDEDAVVAATDVNTDGLVKSAPGSKVSAVTFSEPAESESGKPVEAEKSVESEKSVEGEKVVADKPAGSVAKSEEKAAGDESTGQADAEEKPKA is encoded by the coding sequence CGGCCGGCACGATCATCGACGAGGACGCCGAACTGGCGCTGCAGCACGCGATCACGGCGCGGCGGCTCGCCTCGCGGATCGCTGTGGTGCGGGAGGCCGTCGGTCTGGCCGCCTACGCGGCGGGGGATTGGACGACCGCTATCGCCGAGCTGCGGACCTACCACCGGATGACCGGTCGGCAGACGCACCTGGCCGAGCTCGCCGACTGCGAGCGTGCGCTGGGCCGGCCCGAGCGGGCGATCGACCTGTACCGCGGTGCCGACGTGGAGAAGCTGGAGAAGGCGACCGCGATCGAGCTGCTGATCGTCGCCGCCGGAGCCCGGGGCGACCTGGGACAGCATGAAGCCGCGGTGGCGATGCTGCAGATCGGTGAGCTGACCGCTGAGGGCAACGCCGAGTGGGCGGCGCGTCTGCGTTACGCCTTCGCCGACGCTCTGCTGGCGGCCGGCCGTCGCGAGGAAGCTCGCGAGTGGTTCGCCCGTGCGGCTGAGGTCGACGAGGACCAGGTCACCGACGCGGCCGAGCGGCTGCTCGAACTCGACGGCGTCACCATCGAGGGTGACGACGAGGATGAGGACGAGGACGCCGAGGCTGTCACCGACCGTGGCCCGTCGAACGAGGACGACTCGGACGATGACGACCAGGACGAGGACGACGACGAGGACGACGAGGACGACGAGGACGAGGACGACGACGATCTCGGCGAGGACGACGAGGACGACGACGATCTTGAGGACGACGACGCGGACCTCGACGACGAGGACGAGGACGAGGATGCGGTCGTCGCTGCGACGGACGTGAACACTGACGGGCTCGTCAAGAGTGCGCCGGGGAGCAAGGTTTCCGCGGTGACGTTCTCCGAGCCGGCCGAGTCCGAGTCCGGCAAGCCGGTCGAGGCCGAGAAGTCGGTGGAGAGCGAGAAGTCGGTCGAGGGCGAGAAGGTCGTCGCGGACAAGCCGGCCGGTTCGGTGGCGAAGTCCGAGGAGAAGGCCGCGGGCGACGAGTCCACCGGTCAGGCTGACGCCGAGGAGAAGCCGAAGGCGTGA